CCGACCACCCCGGACGCCGCAAAACCCTCAAGACAGGCCTTGATCTGAAAATATTCATAAAGATCTTCCAGGGAAAACTCGCTGACGATGGTGCCCCGCCGTGGAATGATGGAGACAAAACCTTCGCTTTCCAGCATGCGGATGGCCTCCCGGATCGGCGTCCGGCTGATATGTAATTCGTCCGCCAGTTTGGCTTCAGAAATTTTTTCCCCCGGTTTCAGTTTCCCAACAATAATCGCCTCCCGCACAAAATTGGCAATTTTATCGGGTAAAGGCTGATGCTCCGCGATACTGCTTTCCAATGTATTAATTTTCATCACTCACCTCAACGACTCACCCTTCGACAACTTACCCGTTAACAACATATTTAAACATCTGAAAAAAATTCAAGCGGTTATTTAGGCTTGCTGTAGCCGGCGGCAAACTCTTTCAGCAGCACTTCAAGCCCCAGCTGCGCATTGATCTTCATACAGGCCTCGGCCTGGACTCCGTCACGCTCTCGTATGGCCTTGACGATGGCCTCATGTTCACGCATGATATCCTCGACATGAACCAGGGAGGCCACGTAAAAACGAAAACGCAGAAACTGCCGGACCAGGCCACCGACCACCTGCTGAATCCGGCGATTGCCGCATGATTCCAGAATTAACTCATGAAAAGCATTATGGGCCTTGGTCATTCCGGAAACATCCTGGCGTTCGGCGCAATCCCTGATCTCGGCATTGAACTGCTCTAGGCGACTGATATCCTTATCTGACATGCGCTCAACCGCACGCCGGGCGGCATAACCTTCCAGAATGCCCTTGATCTCGTAAAAATCCCTGATGTCCTTCTCTTCAATATCGGAAACGATCGCCCCCTTGCGGGGAATGATCGTTAAAAAGCCTTCCGATTCAAGTTGCCTGAAAGCTTCACGAATCGGAGTTCGACTGATGCCGAAACGCTCGGCCACCTCAAGTTCGGTTATGCGCTCGCCCGGCCTGATTTTTTGCCGGATGATCGCCTCCCGCAAAACCTCAACGATTTTCTCGCGCAGGGTTTTATGCCCCGAAATTACGGACGAGATACTTTTC
Above is a window of Pseudomonadota bacterium DNA encoding:
- a CDS encoding GntR family transcriptional regulator — protein: MKSISSVISGHKTLREKIVEVLREAIIRQKIRPGERITELEVAERFGISRTPIREAFRQLESEGFLTIIPRKGAIVSDIEEKDIRDFYEIKGILEGYAARRAVERMSDKDISRLEQFNAEIRDCAERQDVSGMTKAHNAFHELILESCGNRRIQQVVGGLVRQFLRFRFYVASLVHVEDIMREHEAIVKAIRERDGVQAEACMKINAQLGLEVLLKEFAAGYSKPK